One stretch of Cyanobium sp. Tous-M-B4 DNA includes these proteins:
- a CDS encoding DUF3721 domain-containing protein — MIYLFSHVCIHWIRKQPLAVGALALLSVLQLPGQALAHAKGMYKTQAEAEQRAKELGCKGTHQNNGLWMPCGGEAMLHKELRQE; from the coding sequence ATGATCTACCTGTTCTCACACGTGTGTATCCATTGGATCCGCAAGCAACCTCTCGCTGTAGGTGCCTTAGCACTGCTGTCTGTTCTGCAGCTGCCAGGCCAGGCCCTGGCCCACGCCAAGGGCATGTACAAGACCCAGGCCGAGGCGGAGCAGCGTGCCAAGGAGCTGGGCTGCAAGGGCACGCATCAGAACAATGGGCTGTGGATGCCCTGCGGCGGTGAGGCGATGCTGCACAAGGAACTGAGGCAAGAGTGA
- a CDS encoding glutaredoxin — protein sequence MDAATLEAVRLYRMDLPDHPCPWGLRALHLLQEQHIPFEDHRLTSSEEVDAFKAAHGVATTPQVFAGQERIGGYTELAARLGVRPETAEIFYTPVVVVFGTAALMALVLSAGVSGFMGFAICLLAMLKLMDVEAFAASFRKYDLLSQRWRPWGQLYPGIELLVGLGVLMHPLVNTASLLVGAVAVLLGAMGMVSVGKAVFIDHLALNCACVGGNSKTPLGVVSFAENLIMAAMGAVMLAGG from the coding sequence ATGGATGCCGCGACCCTTGAGGCTGTCCGCCTCTACCGGATGGATCTTCCGGATCACCCCTGCCCCTGGGGTCTGCGGGCCCTTCATCTGCTGCAGGAGCAGCACATTCCCTTTGAGGACCATCGCCTCACTAGCAGCGAAGAGGTGGACGCCTTCAAGGCGGCCCATGGGGTGGCGACCACGCCCCAGGTGTTCGCAGGGCAGGAGCGGATCGGCGGGTACACCGAGCTGGCCGCACGGCTGGGGGTAAGGCCGGAAACGGCCGAGATCTTCTATACGCCGGTGGTGGTGGTGTTCGGCACTGCAGCTCTCATGGCTCTGGTGCTGAGCGCTGGGGTCAGCGGCTTCATGGGGTTCGCCATCTGCCTGCTGGCCATGCTCAAGCTGATGGATGTGGAGGCCTTCGCGGCCAGCTTCCGTAAGTACGACCTGCTCAGCCAGCGCTGGCGTCCCTGGGGACAGCTCTACCCAGGCATCGAGCTGCTGGTGGGGCTCGGTGTACTGATGCATCCCCTGGTCAACACCGCATCGCTGCTGGTGGGAGCCGTGGCGGTTCTGCTCGGTGCCATGGGCATGGTGTCGGTGGGCAAGGCCGTGTTCATCGATCACCTGGCGCTCAACTGCGCCTGCGTGGGCGGCAACTCCAAGACACCCCTCGGCGTGGTGAGTTTCGCCGAGAACCTGATCATGGCCGCCATGGGAGCCGTGATGCTCGCAGGCGGCTGA
- a CDS encoding DUF305 domain-containing protein, which yields MLVLASSVQAGPSAPSAEAGTAAPTTAMPPGSGRSGMPMGQRSADAHFIVMMIPHHEGAIAMAELALQRSRRPEIRGLAERIRTSQSQENAQMRRWYRQWYGSDVPTWPGQGMGMRGGMGMGGMGMGMPGFSTSLDSLRTAPDFDRAFLEQMIAHHRMGVMMASHAQWGTVHPELRELEAAMVRVQSEEIEQMARWYQQWFGTANH from the coding sequence TTGCTGGTTCTGGCAAGCTCCGTTCAGGCGGGCCCAAGCGCCCCTAGCGCTGAGGCCGGCACCGCGGCTCCGACCACCGCGATGCCCCCTGGTAGTGGCCGGAGTGGCATGCCGATGGGCCAGCGTTCCGCCGATGCCCATTTCATCGTGATGATGATTCCCCACCACGAGGGAGCCATCGCCATGGCGGAGCTGGCCCTGCAGCGCTCCAGGCGACCGGAGATCCGGGGCCTTGCGGAGAGGATCCGCACCAGTCAGAGCCAGGAGAATGCCCAGATGCGCCGCTGGTATCGCCAGTGGTACGGCAGCGACGTGCCCACCTGGCCGGGTCAGGGGATGGGCATGAGGGGCGGCATGGGAATGGGCGGTATGGGCATGGGAATGCCCGGCTTCTCCACCAGCCTCGATTCCCTCCGCACGGCTCCCGACTTCGATCGGGCCTTTCTCGAGCAAATGATTGCCCACCACCGCATGGGCGTGATGATGGCTTCCCATGCCCAGTGGGGCACCGTCCATCCCGAGCTGCGGGAGCTGGAAGCGGCGATGGTGCGGGTGCAGAGCGAGGAGATCGAACAGATGGCCCGCTGGTATCAGCAGTGGTTCGGCACGGCGAACCACTGA
- a CDS encoding MerR family DNA-binding transcriptional regulator produces the protein MAARHPGSLLPGELDKIGAVARRSGLTVKTIRFYCDEGLIQPISRSEGGYRLFDDGVFSELALIRTLRAMELPLTDVRQILEARRSGVCTCSDLKARIRSKAGEIGEKITAMQSLQSELFALLNSWEVCGGRTPVAPTPVLVAADR, from the coding sequence GTGGCTGCGCGACATCCAGGGAGCCTTCTGCCCGGGGAGCTCGACAAAATCGGCGCTGTAGCCCGCCGCTCGGGCCTGACGGTCAAGACCATCCGCTTCTACTGCGATGAAGGGCTGATCCAGCCGATCAGCCGCAGCGAGGGCGGCTACCGGCTCTTCGATGACGGGGTGTTCTCGGAACTGGCCCTGATCCGCACCCTGCGGGCCATGGAGCTCCCGCTGACGGATGTCCGGCAGATCCTCGAGGCGCGGCGCTCGGGCGTCTGCACCTGCAGCGACCTGAAGGCGCGGATCCGCAGCAAGGCCGGTGAAATTGGCGAGAAGATCACAGCGATGCAAAGCCTGCAATCTGAGCTGTTTGCCCTGCTCAACAGCTGGGAAGTCTGTGGGGGCCGTACGCCGGTTGCTCCCACCCCCGTGCTGGTCGCCGCCGACCGCTGA
- the rppA gene encoding two-component system response regulator RppA translates to MRILLVEDEQELAGAVQTVLQHQGHVVDHCSDGLEGWTLLSGELARYELAIVDWMLPGLSGPELCRRARAAGLDLPVLLLTARAETADRVEGLDAGADDYLSKPFAMEELLARVRALQRRQPRYREPVLEVGPYRFDPQSGQLQVSSSDGVVTIPLAGKEQQLMAYFLEHPERIIPGSQLRNQLWDLHQDPVSNVVAAQVRLLRRKLAAHGLASPIETVPSRGYRFLARLPDEP, encoded by the coding sequence CTGCGGATCCTGCTGGTGGAAGACGAGCAGGAGCTGGCCGGCGCCGTGCAGACCGTGCTGCAGCACCAGGGCCACGTGGTGGACCATTGCAGCGATGGGCTGGAGGGCTGGACGCTGCTCAGCGGTGAGCTGGCCCGCTATGAGCTAGCGATCGTGGACTGGATGCTGCCGGGGCTGAGCGGCCCTGAGCTCTGCCGCCGCGCCCGCGCCGCCGGTCTCGACTTGCCCGTGCTGTTGCTCACGGCCCGGGCCGAGACGGCCGATCGGGTGGAGGGGCTCGATGCCGGCGCCGATGACTACCTGAGCAAACCCTTCGCGATGGAGGAACTGCTGGCGCGGGTGCGGGCCCTGCAACGCCGCCAGCCCAGGTACCGCGAGCCCGTGTTGGAGGTGGGGCCCTACCGGTTCGATCCCCAGTCCGGCCAGCTGCAGGTCAGCTCGTCCGATGGTGTGGTGACGATCCCTCTGGCTGGTAAGGAGCAGCAGCTGATGGCCTATTTCCTGGAGCACCCTGAGCGGATCATCCCCGGCTCGCAACTGCGTAACCAGCTCTGGGATCTGCATCAGGATCCGGTGAGCAATGTGGTGGCTGCCCAAGTGCGGCTGCTGCGTCGAAAACTGGCGGCCCATGGCCTGGCCTCCCCGATCGAAACGGTGCCGAGCCGCGGCTATCGCTTCCTGGCCCGGCTCCCTGACGAGCCATGA
- a CDS encoding DUF305 domain-containing protein codes for MRLAPVSTALLGLLGATAPTLAQMDPHHGHHQHHQMGIPAPAPGSAPAVAPMDHSAHNHDVGPAGATYDLRWLDAMVQHHTGALRMSEFVFDIGVPGVGSLGKEIWRDQAQEIKAMGQWRKAWYPEAPVYPVALKTGGDPNSMESLERMGAAQIQAMQMTGSTPRKDNRVTWFLEGMIAHHGGALVMAHDALKKSSNPTIQRLARQIIVAQRREILELRRMLRHDGLDKPEYYQFDALFSF; via the coding sequence ATGCGACTCGCCCCCGTCTCCACTGCCCTGCTGGGCCTGCTTGGGGCTACAGCTCCGACCCTGGCCCAGATGGATCCCCATCACGGCCACCATCAACACCATCAGATGGGTATTCCGGCTCCCGCGCCGGGATCAGCGCCGGCTGTCGCACCCATGGACCACAGCGCCCACAACCACGATGTCGGCCCCGCCGGAGCCACCTACGACCTGCGCTGGCTCGACGCGATGGTGCAGCACCACACCGGCGCCCTACGCATGAGTGAGTTTGTGTTTGACATCGGCGTGCCCGGCGTGGGCTCGCTGGGGAAGGAGATCTGGCGGGATCAGGCCCAGGAGATCAAGGCGATGGGGCAATGGCGTAAGGCCTGGTACCCCGAGGCACCCGTCTATCCCGTGGCCTTGAAGACCGGTGGCGATCCCAACAGCATGGAAAGCCTGGAGCGCATGGGCGCTGCCCAGATTCAGGCGATGCAGATGACGGGCTCCACACCAAGAAAGGACAACCGCGTCACCTGGTTTCTAGAAGGAATGATCGCCCACCACGGCGGTGCGCTGGTGATGGCCCACGATGCGCTCAAGAAGAGCAGTAACCCCACCATTCAGCGCCTGGCGCGGCAGATCATCGTCGCCCAACGCCGCGAGATTCTTGAGTTGCGTCGCATGCTCAGGCATGACGGACTCGACAAGCCTGAGTACTACCAGTTCGACGCACTTTTCTCGTTCTGA
- a CDS encoding cell wall metabolism sensor histidine kinase WalK produces the protein MSPNRSPAPALLWRARLRLAALSLLVMGGILYGAGFAMARLLLQEREAALRRELQTVAGTLHDSLKPSLPPVAVPSAALAAVLPGLCLVGQACPAADALIERHAISAADPARFQLRIFNARGQLLAASPGALGPARPEPVWLEQRLPGGERLLSYAIHLHQAHGSGEQDWGTLQISRSLAPLDAEASRLWWLGHGVFALAMAGMALASWWLAGLAMAPLLEAYRRQEQFSADVAHELRTPLANLLALLEAERNGGGGLDQMLNQGRRLQQLIADLLLLASLERPAHGSHRQLCNLAEICADVLEDFSEAAAAATVTLQAAIEVGDATVLGLDSELSRLLINLLSNALQHSPAGGTVLVGLQRRGREIQLSVQDSGAGIPVEDQGRIFERFHRLDPARSRQQGGTGLGLAIAQAIARRHGGVIRVESTPGHGATFSLRLSAEKRLP, from the coding sequence ATGAGCCCCAACCGCTCACCGGCTCCGGCACTGCTGTGGCGAGCTCGGCTGCGCCTGGCTGCCCTCTCGCTGCTGGTGATGGGCGGGATTCTGTACGGCGCCGGTTTCGCCATGGCGCGCCTGCTGCTGCAGGAGCGGGAAGCCGCCCTGCGCCGCGAACTGCAGACCGTTGCCGGCACCCTGCACGACAGCCTCAAACCCAGCTTGCCGCCAGTGGCCGTGCCGTCTGCGGCATTGGCGGCGGTGCTCCCGGGCCTGTGTCTGGTGGGTCAGGCCTGTCCGGCCGCTGATGCCCTGATCGAGCGCCATGCCATCAGCGCCGCCGATCCGGCCCGTTTCCAGCTGCGGATCTTCAATGCCCGCGGCCAGCTGCTGGCCGCCTCGCCTGGCGCCCTAGGGCCTGCCCGGCCGGAGCCGGTGTGGCTAGAGCAGCGTTTGCCTGGGGGTGAGCGGTTGTTGAGCTACGCAATCCATCTGCACCAGGCCCATGGCAGCGGTGAGCAGGACTGGGGCACCCTGCAGATCAGCCGCAGCCTGGCACCCCTTGATGCTGAGGCCAGCCGGCTTTGGTGGCTGGGCCACGGCGTGTTCGCTCTGGCGATGGCAGGAATGGCCCTGGCCAGCTGGTGGCTGGCGGGCCTGGCGATGGCGCCCCTGCTGGAGGCTTACCGCCGGCAGGAGCAGTTCAGTGCCGATGTCGCCCATGAGCTGCGCACGCCGCTGGCCAACCTCCTGGCCCTGCTCGAAGCGGAACGCAACGGCGGGGGGGGCCTGGATCAAATGCTGAACCAGGGACGCCGGTTGCAGCAGCTGATCGCCGATCTGCTGCTGCTCGCCAGCCTGGAGCGACCCGCCCACGGCAGCCACAGGCAACTCTGCAACCTCGCGGAGATCTGCGCGGACGTACTGGAGGACTTCAGCGAAGCGGCCGCCGCGGCGACGGTGACCCTGCAAGCGGCGATCGAGGTGGGCGACGCCACCGTTCTGGGGTTGGATTCGGAATTGAGCCGCCTGCTGATCAATCTGCTCAGCAATGCCCTGCAGCACAGCCCGGCTGGCGGCACGGTCCTGGTAGGTCTGCAGCGCCGCGGCCGGGAGATCCAGTTGTCCGTGCAGGACAGCGGCGCTGGTATCCCAGTGGAGGACCAGGGGCGCATCTTTGAGCGGTTCCATCGCCTCGATCCCGCCCGTAGCCGTCAGCAGGGGGGCACCGGCCTGGGATTGGCGATCGCCCAGGCCATCGCCCGACGCCATGGCGGGGTCATCCGTGTGGAGTCGACACCGGGACACGGCGCGACGTTTTCCCTGCGGCTTTCTGCTGAAAAGCGTTTGCCCTGA
- a CDS encoding NUDIX hydrolase produces MAVEVALAMLQRDGRWLMQLRDEIPNIVAPGCWGLFGGHLDPGETPEQALRRELLEEISWQPLAVELVMVHHIHRRTAHVYRGELSVSLEQLQLLEGQDLGLVSPEELLSGSIWSTKLAAHRPLADGLLEVMQHVLQEEG; encoded by the coding sequence ATGGCCGTTGAAGTCGCCCTGGCCATGCTGCAGCGGGATGGTCGCTGGCTGATGCAGCTGCGCGACGAGATCCCCAACATCGTCGCCCCCGGTTGCTGGGGACTCTTTGGCGGGCACCTCGATCCAGGCGAAACGCCGGAGCAGGCACTGCGGCGGGAGCTCCTGGAGGAGATCAGCTGGCAGCCCCTCGCTGTGGAGCTGGTGATGGTGCATCACATCCACCGGCGCACGGCCCATGTGTATCGAGGTGAGCTGTCCGTGTCGCTGGAGCAGCTGCAGCTGCTGGAGGGCCAGGACCTGGGCCTGGTGAGCCCGGAGGAACTCCTGTCGGGATCGATCTGGAGCACCAAGCTCGCCGCCCATCGCCCCCTGGCCGATGGACTGCTGGAGGTGATGCAGCACGTACTCCAAGAAGAGGGCTGA